A genomic region of Papaver somniferum cultivar HN1 chromosome 7, ASM357369v1, whole genome shotgun sequence contains the following coding sequences:
- the LOC113296935 gene encoding myb-related protein 308-like codes for MGRSPCCEKAHTNKGAWTKEEDQRLINYIKTHGEGCWRSLPKSAGLLRCGKSCRLRWINYLRPDLKRGNFTEEEDELIIKLHSLLGNKWSLIAGRLPGRTDNEIKNYWNTHIKRKLLSRGLDPQTHRPINTAGGTITNNNYNISSSGSCTDQPEIITTSNGTSSMIKIESTTTNNLIHNGNYYSSSIKESTTNSNSTGTTVEEDNGHQTPKKEFNDDDDEGLNLDLSISLPTHRHKLSSSTNSAESKPFSEIFSYHKQLGVSSNHHQRQGGVCLCYKLGFQRNETCNCSSSNHHQTLNNPMMIASDLFRYYRPLNP; via the exons ATGGGGCGTTCACCATGCTGTGAGAAAGCTCATACGAACAAAGGAGCTTGGACGAAAGAAGAAGATCAACGACTTATTAACTACATCAAAACTCATGGCGAAGGTTGTTGGAGATCTCTTCCTAAATCTGCTG GATTGCTTCGTTGTGGTAAAAGTTGCAGACTAAGATGGATTAATTACCTTCGTCCTGATCTTAAAAGAGGAAATTTTACTGAAGAGGAAGATGAACTCATCATTAAACTCCATAGCTTACTCGGAAACAA ATGGTCACTCATTGCTGGGAGATTGCCAGGAAGAACAGATAATGAAATCAAGAATTATTGGaatactcatatcaaaagaaagTTATTAAGTAGAGGACTTGATCCTCAAACTCATAGACCAATCAATACAGCTGGAGGAACCATTACCAACAACAACTACAATATTAGTAGTTCTGGTTCATGCACGGATCAACCAGAAATTATTACTACTAGTAATGGTACTTCTTCAATGATCAAGATTGAATCGACCACCACTAATAATCTTATTCATAATGGCAATTACTATTCATCGTCAATTAAAGAATCAACAACAAATAGCAATAGTACTGGCACAACTGTTGAAGAAGATAATGGTCATCAAACACCAAAAAAAGAATTtaatgatgatgacgatgaaggACTTAATCTTGATCTTTCAATAAGTCTACCAACTCATCGTCACaaactatcatcatcaacaaattcagcTGAATCAAAACCATTTTCAGAGATATTTTCTTACCACAAACAGCTAGGTGTTTCTTCTAATCATCATCAACGACAAGGAGGAGTTTGTTTGTGTTAtaagttagggtttcaaagaaatgAAACTTGTAATTGTAGCAGTAGTAATCATCATCAAACGTTGAATAATCCTATGATGATAGCTAGTGATCTGTTTAGATATTACAGACCATTGAATCCTTAA